In Labilithrix sp., a single genomic region encodes these proteins:
- a CDS encoding shikimate dehydrogenase — translation MRFAVIGSPVAHSRSPAMHEAAFRALGLDHTYEKIETTAAELPARVAALRAGELDGLNVTVPHKSAVLSLADEIAPAAAAIGAANTLLRTADGRVVAHNTDAPAIAEELARLRGFDFGTAGGALSIRDPRTFAGTSVLVIGSGGAARAAVFAAGALGAAHVVVRARTEPIGAADVLAAGAASTDHARPVLVFEPLGGAPHAERSDLAAIVQCTTAGMHGGPPGELAAGAVHWDSVPSTCVAYDVVYSTGLTPFLAAAAARGLRHAGGLGMLVTQGALAFTLWLGCPPPRDVMHHAAATPHPP, via the coding sequence GTGAGGTTCGCCGTCATCGGGTCGCCCGTCGCGCACTCGCGGAGCCCCGCGATGCACGAGGCCGCGTTCCGCGCGCTCGGCCTCGACCACACCTACGAGAAGATCGAGACGACGGCGGCGGAGCTCCCCGCGCGGGTAGCGGCGCTGCGCGCGGGCGAGCTCGACGGCCTCAACGTCACGGTCCCGCACAAGAGCGCGGTGCTCTCCCTCGCCGACGAGATCGCGCCCGCCGCGGCCGCGATCGGCGCCGCGAACACGCTCCTCCGCACCGCGGACGGCCGCGTCGTCGCGCACAACACGGACGCGCCCGCGATCGCAGAGGAGCTCGCGCGGCTCCGCGGCTTCGACTTCGGGACGGCGGGCGGCGCGCTCTCGATCCGCGATCCGCGCACGTTCGCCGGGACCTCCGTGCTCGTGATCGGCAGCGGCGGCGCGGCGCGCGCGGCGGTGTTCGCGGCCGGCGCGCTCGGCGCGGCGCACGTCGTCGTTCGCGCGCGCACCGAGCCGATCGGCGCCGCGGACGTCCTCGCCGCCGGCGCGGCCTCGACCGACCACGCGCGCCCGGTGCTCGTGTTCGAGCCCCTCGGCGGCGCGCCGCACGCCGAGCGCTCCGACCTCGCCGCGATCGTGCAATGCACCACCGCCGGCATGCACGGCGGCCCGCCGGGCGAGCTCGCGGCCGGCGCCGTCCACTGGGACAGCGTCCCCTCGACCTGCGTCGCCTACGACGTCGTCTACTCCACCGGCCTCACCCCGTTCCTCGCCGCCGCCGCCGCCCGCGGCCTCCGCCATGCCGGCGGCCTCGGCATGCTCGTCACACAAGGCGCCCTCGCCTTCACCCTCTGGCTCGGCTGCCCCCCCCCGCGCGACGTCATGCACCACGCCGCAGCCACCCCCCACCCCCCTTGA
- a CDS encoding methyltransferase domain-containing protein, with the protein MRAIVARELGLELSDDADEVLAGALAQRIAERKTTATAYLDALSAPDTKAPDASAPDASAPDATELHTLGQLLTVGETYFFRMRGHFEALRALATEREGAPIAVLSAGCSTGEEAYSIAMTLLSIGRSDARVTAIDLSRRSLEAARAALYSEWALRAVAPPDRDRWFTRKGRAWEVRADVRAMVDLRAANLIDADAIPLGPFDAVFCRNVTMYFTRDAARTVIARLTASLKRGGLLFLGHAETLRGLSEEYAVEACAGSFHYRHTGGAAVAPSPPTVRTATPPKWMAPLPPEPLAAVSPDVVALVAEERFKEALAAIAPGPSVLRAVALLGDGEVDAAEEVCAHLVATEEGGPEAHYVLGLAAEHRGDRPAAIDRHRAALYLEPDFALAHLQLGRLARREGDAAAARRDLRHALDLIAHETATRIALLGGGFDRDALLALTRAELAAIDTEERKA; encoded by the coding sequence ATGCGCGCGATCGTCGCGCGTGAGCTCGGCCTCGAGCTGAGCGACGACGCGGACGAGGTGCTCGCGGGCGCGCTCGCGCAGCGCATCGCCGAACGGAAGACGACGGCGACGGCCTACCTCGACGCGCTCTCGGCGCCGGACACGAAGGCGCCGGACGCGTCGGCGCCGGACGCGTCGGCGCCGGACGCGACGGAGCTCCACACGCTCGGCCAGCTCCTCACCGTGGGCGAGACGTACTTCTTCCGCATGCGCGGCCACTTCGAGGCCTTGCGCGCACTCGCGACCGAGCGCGAGGGCGCGCCGATCGCGGTCCTCTCCGCGGGCTGCTCCACCGGCGAGGAGGCCTACTCGATCGCGATGACGCTCCTCTCGATCGGCCGGAGCGACGCGCGCGTGACCGCGATCGACCTGAGCCGGCGCTCGCTCGAGGCCGCGCGCGCCGCGCTCTACTCGGAGTGGGCGCTCCGCGCGGTCGCGCCTCCCGATCGCGATCGCTGGTTCACGCGGAAGGGCCGCGCGTGGGAGGTCCGCGCCGACGTGCGCGCGATGGTCGACCTCCGCGCCGCGAACCTGATCGACGCCGACGCGATCCCGCTCGGCCCGTTCGACGCCGTGTTCTGCCGCAACGTCACCATGTATTTTACACGCGATGCGGCGCGCACCGTCATCGCGCGCCTCACCGCGTCGCTGAAGCGCGGCGGCCTCCTCTTCCTCGGCCACGCGGAGACGTTGCGCGGCCTCTCGGAGGAGTACGCGGTCGAGGCCTGCGCCGGCTCCTTCCACTACCGTCACACCGGCGGCGCCGCGGTCGCGCCGTCGCCGCCGACCGTGCGCACGGCGACGCCGCCGAAGTGGATGGCCCCGCTGCCGCCGGAGCCGCTCGCCGCGGTGTCGCCCGACGTCGTCGCGCTCGTCGCGGAGGAGCGGTTCAAGGAGGCCCTCGCCGCGATCGCGCCGGGACCGAGCGTGCTCCGCGCCGTCGCGCTCCTCGGCGACGGCGAGGTCGACGCGGCGGAGGAGGTCTGCGCGCACCTCGTCGCGACGGAGGAGGGCGGACCGGAGGCGCACTACGTCCTCGGTCTCGCAGCGGAGCACCGCGGCGATCGCCCGGCCGCGATCGATCGCCATCGCGCCGCGCTCTACCTCGAGCCCGACTTCGCGCTCGCGCACCTCCAGCTCGGCCGCCTCGCGCGCCGCGAGGGCGACGCCGCCGCGGCGCGCCGCGACCTCCGCCACGCGCTCGATCTGATCGCGCACGAGACCGCGACCCGCATCGCGCTCCTCGGCGGCGGCTTCGACCGCGACGCGCTCCTCGCCCTGACGCGCGCCGAGCTCGCCGCAATCGACACGGAGGAGAGGAAGGCATGA
- a CDS encoding CHASE3 domain-containing protein, translating into MAQSSGPSGGSGWTVGRKVALGFGLSFALLLVIGAIGYRSTDALIENNARVTHTHAVLERVATTLSLMKDCETGQRGFVITADPAYLAPYESASAALPGNFAELRRLINDNPQQLARLSQLETASQSRNATLERVIQERRTKGLEAAVSSVVSGDGKAQMDEARRIASDMENEERSLLARRTTAAEAGARDAKVMVGVGALIALVVITFAGTTITRTLGNQLGSAVASIRSSSSELQAAATQQASGSREQLSATTEVAATIRELLATSRQITESSQRVARIAEDTASGAGTGLQTMGGAREAIDAIRRQMDVVVAHMLALGKKSQEAGGILDLVNELAEQTHILAINATIEAAGAGESGRRFAVVADEIRKLADRVGGSTKEIRTIVDDMRGAVNTTVMATESTVKAVDAGTSRFAEVSTQLQKIAQLVGTSTEAAREIELSTKQQATAVEQVSSAIGNVAQATRESDASAKQTLQAASELSELSRALLRLVDATAT; encoded by the coding sequence ATGGCTCAATCCAGTGGTCCGAGCGGGGGCTCGGGGTGGACCGTCGGTAGAAAGGTAGCACTCGGCTTCGGTCTCTCCTTCGCCCTGCTGCTCGTCATCGGCGCAATCGGGTACCGGAGCACCGACGCGCTCATCGAAAACAACGCGCGCGTCACGCACACGCACGCCGTCCTCGAGCGCGTCGCGACGACGCTCTCGCTCATGAAGGACTGTGAGACGGGGCAGCGCGGGTTCGTGATCACGGCGGATCCTGCCTATTTGGCTCCCTATGAATCCGCCTCCGCCGCCCTCCCGGGCAACTTTGCGGAGCTTCGCCGCCTGATCAACGACAACCCCCAGCAGCTCGCGCGGCTGAGCCAACTCGAGACCGCCAGTCAGTCACGCAACGCGACGCTCGAGCGCGTCATCCAGGAGCGCAGGACGAAGGGCCTCGAGGCGGCGGTGAGCTCCGTCGTGAGCGGCGACGGCAAAGCGCAGATGGACGAGGCCCGCCGCATCGCGAGCGACATGGAGAACGAAGAGCGCTCGCTCCTCGCGCGGCGAACCACCGCCGCCGAGGCGGGCGCGCGCGACGCCAAGGTCATGGTCGGGGTGGGCGCGCTCATCGCCCTCGTCGTCATCACCTTCGCCGGGACGACCATCACGCGCACGCTCGGCAACCAGCTCGGCTCCGCCGTCGCGAGCATCCGCAGCTCGTCGTCGGAGCTGCAGGCCGCCGCGACGCAGCAGGCCTCGGGCTCGCGCGAGCAGCTCTCCGCGACGACGGAGGTCGCCGCCACCATCCGCGAGCTCCTCGCCACCTCGCGCCAGATCACGGAGAGCTCCCAGCGCGTCGCCCGCATCGCGGAGGACACCGCGAGCGGCGCGGGGACCGGCCTCCAGACGATGGGCGGCGCGCGCGAGGCGATCGACGCGATCCGGCGCCAGATGGACGTCGTGGTGGCGCACATGCTCGCGCTCGGGAAGAAGTCGCAGGAGGCCGGCGGCATCCTCGACCTCGTGAACGAGCTCGCCGAGCAGACGCACATCCTCGCGATCAACGCGACGATCGAGGCGGCGGGCGCGGGCGAGAGCGGCCGCCGCTTCGCCGTCGTCGCCGACGAGATCCGGAAGCTCGCCGATCGCGTCGGCGGATCGACGAAGGAGATCCGCACGATCGTCGACGACATGCGCGGCGCGGTGAACACGACCGTGATGGCGACGGAGAGCACGGTCAAGGCGGTGGACGCAGGCACCTCGCGCTTCGCGGAGGTCTCGACGCAGCTCCAGAAGATCGCGCAGCTGGTCGGGACGTCGACCGAGGCGGCGCGGGAGATCGAGCTCTCCACCAAGCAGCAGGCCACCGCCGTCGAGCAGGTGAGCTCCGCGATCGGCAACGTCGCGCAGGCGACGCGCGAGTCCGACGCGAGCGCGAAGCAGACGCTGCAGGCGGCGAGCGAGCTCTCCGAGCTGTCGCGCGCGCTCCTCCGCCTCGTCGACGCCACGGCCACATGA
- a CDS encoding CheW domain-containing protein, whose amino-acid sequence MTAALHVVFRPARGALAALPARHVRETMRPLPIEPLAGAPSFVAGAAIVRGRAVPVVDAATLFSGARDERDAATRWIAIVVGDRDAVLAVHSVVGVRALAATNDAVAPLLARSARGAIAELSTLDGELLAILQTAKLVDEEVWRAIAGQDDAR is encoded by the coding sequence ATGACGGCGGCGCTGCACGTCGTCTTCCGTCCCGCTCGCGGCGCGCTCGCCGCGCTGCCGGCGCGGCACGTCCGCGAGACGATGCGCCCGCTGCCGATCGAGCCGCTCGCGGGCGCGCCGTCGTTCGTCGCCGGCGCGGCGATCGTGCGCGGCCGCGCGGTCCCGGTCGTCGACGCGGCCACGCTCTTCAGCGGCGCGCGCGACGAGCGTGACGCGGCGACGCGCTGGATCGCGATCGTCGTCGGTGATCGCGATGCCGTCCTCGCGGTTCACTCCGTCGTCGGCGTGCGCGCCCTCGCGGCGACGAACGACGCGGTCGCGCCGCTCCTCGCGCGTTCGGCGCGCGGCGCGATCGCCGAGCTCTCCACGCTCGACGGCGAGCTCCTCGCGATCCTCCAGACCGCGAAGCTCGTCGACGAGGAGGTATGGCGCGCGATCGCCGGGCAGGACGATGCGCGTTGA
- a CDS encoding DUF3293 domain-containing protein, which translates to MDHNLLRQYLSSVYDLPTATGPLRVSLDGDIVQDVASLPELLTKPFTILTAFNPRSMLLPRKVNDARHAVLRDMLILGCYRVEQCVGYEEDPEGTWREPSWLVHGMDRDEAISFGRVFRQNTIVVNRNGRPELIVTDPTCDELAKSFVGNWRVRG; encoded by the coding sequence ATGGACCACAACCTCCTCCGCCAGTACCTCTCGAGCGTCTACGACCTCCCCACCGCGACGGGCCCGCTCCGCGTCTCGCTCGACGGCGACATCGTGCAGGACGTCGCCTCGCTCCCCGAGCTCCTGACGAAGCCGTTCACGATCCTCACCGCGTTCAACCCGCGCTCGATGCTCTTGCCGCGCAAGGTGAACGACGCGCGCCACGCCGTGCTCCGCGACATGCTGATCCTCGGCTGCTACCGCGTCGAGCAGTGCGTCGGCTACGAGGAGGACCCCGAGGGCACGTGGCGCGAGCCGTCGTGGCTCGTGCACGGCATGGACCGCGACGAGGCGATCTCCTTCGGCCGCGTGTTCCGCCAGAACACGATCGTCGTGAACCGGAACGGCCGCCCCGAGCTCATCGTGACGGACCCGACCTGCGACGAGCTCGCGAAGAGCTTCGTCGGCAACTGGCGCGTCCGCGGCTGA
- a CDS encoding SUMF1/EgtB/PvdO family nonheme iron enzyme, whose amino-acid sequence MALVKGGTFMMGSNDEGELDERPAHEVTVASFWLDVTEVTQKAYDECVAAGACVAADPEILATFGTIAAPGPFKGPNRPVVGVQWTAARTYCAWRQKRLPREAEFERAVRGDDGRRFPWGNEPPTKERTVFHPSNYPEDVGTHPAGRGPYGHDDLAGNVWEWMEDDYDPIAYTRSTPDGRGGGCDEILAAQNKLRAEGRQGFTGTNPIPTECEKSIRGGAYNYPGPGLRSTNRVHHHARFKLRMLGFRCAKDAS is encoded by the coding sequence ATGGCGCTCGTGAAGGGCGGCACCTTCATGATGGGGTCGAACGACGAGGGCGAGCTCGACGAGCGACCCGCGCACGAGGTGACGGTCGCGTCGTTCTGGCTCGACGTGACGGAGGTCACGCAGAAGGCGTACGACGAGTGCGTCGCGGCGGGGGCGTGCGTGGCGGCCGATCCCGAGATCCTCGCGACGTTCGGGACGATCGCGGCGCCGGGTCCGTTCAAGGGTCCGAACCGCCCCGTCGTCGGCGTCCAGTGGACCGCGGCGCGGACGTACTGCGCGTGGCGCCAGAAGCGGCTCCCGCGCGAGGCGGAGTTCGAGCGCGCGGTCCGCGGCGACGACGGGCGGCGCTTCCCGTGGGGGAACGAGCCGCCGACGAAGGAGCGCACCGTGTTCCATCCGTCGAACTACCCCGAGGACGTGGGCACGCACCCGGCCGGGCGCGGACCCTACGGCCACGACGATCTCGCCGGCAACGTCTGGGAGTGGATGGAGGACGACTACGATCCGATCGCGTACACGCGATCGACGCCGGACGGCCGCGGCGGGGGCTGCGACGAGATCCTCGCCGCGCAGAACAAGCTGCGCGCGGAGGGGCGGCAAGGCTTCACCGGGACGAACCCGATCCCGACCGAGTGCGAGAAGTCGATCCGCGGCGGCGCGTACAACTACCCGGGGCCCGGGCTGCGGAGCACGAACCGCGTGCATCACCACGCGCGCTTCAAGCTCCGGATGCTCGGCTTCCGCTGCGCGAAGGACGCCTCGTAG
- a CDS encoding two-component sensor histidine kinase — MTAKNVQRLGYRRIVQLLVYLIIIPTVLLLSIGIILLFIGARINLLFGVLTVSFVSVVITGIVLVLVFVRREANLSELQADFVSKVSHELRTPLTAIRLFAETLQRPEVDDRTREKCTTHLVAESERLSKMIERLLDWGRMESGRKIYELREEKVSDVLADALRAYAPHQEIGGELDFALDAEEDLPDVVVDRPAIVGAIVNLLSNAQKYGGTPPKIRLIAHAKNGVVTIAVTDNGAGIPPPEHRRIFEKFYRIDDRLSRDKEGSGLGLAIVKHVARAHHARVTIESEEGKGSTFAILLPAVTRDDEPASG; from the coding sequence GTGACGGCGAAGAACGTTCAGCGTCTCGGGTATCGGCGCATCGTTCAGCTCCTCGTTTACCTGATCATCATCCCGACGGTGTTGCTCCTCTCGATCGGGATCATCCTGCTGTTCATCGGGGCGCGCATCAACCTGCTGTTCGGGGTCCTCACCGTCAGCTTCGTCTCCGTCGTCATCACCGGCATCGTCCTCGTCCTCGTCTTCGTGCGGCGCGAGGCGAACCTGTCCGAGCTCCAAGCCGACTTCGTCTCGAAGGTCAGCCACGAGCTCCGCACTCCCCTCACCGCGATCCGCCTCTTCGCCGAGACCCTCCAGCGCCCCGAGGTCGACGACCGGACGCGCGAGAAATGCACCACCCACCTCGTCGCGGAGTCGGAGCGCCTCTCGAAGATGATCGAGCGCCTGCTCGACTGGGGCCGCATGGAGTCGGGGCGAAAGATCTACGAGCTCCGCGAAGAGAAGGTCAGCGACGTCCTCGCCGACGCCCTCCGCGCGTACGCCCCGCACCAGGAGATCGGCGGCGAGCTCGACTTCGCGCTCGACGCGGAGGAAGACCTGCCCGACGTCGTCGTCGATCGACCCGCGATCGTCGGCGCAATCGTGAACCTCCTCTCCAACGCGCAGAAGTATGGCGGCACCCCGCCGAAGATCCGCCTCATCGCGCACGCGAAGAACGGCGTCGTCACGATCGCGGTCACCGACAACGGCGCCGGCATCCCGCCGCCCGAGCACCGCCGCATCTTCGAGAAGTTCTATCGCATCGACGATCGCCTCTCGCGCGACAAGGAGGGCTCCGGCCTCGGCCTCGCGATCGTGAAGCACGTCGCGCGCGCGCACCACGCCCGCGTCACGATCGAGAGCGAGGAAGGCAAGGGCTCCACCTTCGCGATCCTGCTCCCCGCCGTCACCCGTGACGACGAGCCAGCTTCGGGGTAA
- a CDS encoding chemotaxis protein CheW, with translation MKTVAQIAAEFDRAFAEPAVLDRGRGAPALAIRAGGARYVVPLAALSVVGRSPKIVPLPGGGAAQLGLAGIRGSLVVVLSLPALLGRANGTHGWIATPAARRGLALAFDELEGQLLLEPGEEPAELLDLAALLARGGIAT, from the coding sequence ATGAAGACGGTCGCTCAGATCGCGGCGGAGTTCGATCGCGCGTTCGCGGAGCCGGCCGTGCTCGATCGCGGACGCGGCGCGCCTGCACTCGCGATCCGGGCCGGCGGGGCGCGCTACGTCGTGCCGCTCGCGGCCTTGAGCGTCGTCGGGCGGAGCCCGAAGATCGTGCCGCTCCCCGGCGGCGGCGCGGCGCAGCTCGGGCTCGCCGGGATCCGCGGGAGCCTCGTCGTCGTCCTCTCGCTGCCCGCGCTGCTCGGGCGCGCGAACGGCACCCACGGCTGGATCGCGACGCCCGCCGCGCGCCGCGGCCTCGCGCTCGCGTTCGACGAGCTCGAGGGTCAGCTCCTCCTCGAGCCGGGCGAGGAGCCCGCCGAGCTGCTCGATCTCGCGGCGCTCCTCGCGCGCGGAGGGATCGCGACGTGA
- a CDS encoding response regulator transcription factor — MVVSSDSKRKPVSLQGRRVLVVEDDPSIAIGLRINLESEGYEVHVADDGERGLELARTIEPDLVILDVMLPRRNGLEVLHELRNEGRTVPVIILSAKSTEMDKVAGLELGAEDYVAKPFSLAELLARVRGALRRTTQAQATSAAVAPARPRILFGDVEVDVAARTIKRKGELVDVTATEFDVLVCLVSERGRAMSRDDIFRRVWGPNHHGTPRTVDNFIQQLRAKLEVDPQEPAFIQTVRGVGYRFDFAPP, encoded by the coding sequence ATGGTCGTGAGCTCCGACTCGAAGCGAAAGCCGGTCAGCCTGCAAGGGCGCCGCGTCCTCGTGGTCGAGGACGATCCGAGCATCGCGATCGGGCTGCGCATCAACCTCGAGAGCGAGGGCTACGAGGTGCACGTCGCCGACGACGGCGAGCGCGGCCTCGAGCTCGCGCGGACGATCGAGCCCGACCTCGTCATCCTCGACGTCATGCTCCCGCGGCGGAACGGGCTCGAGGTGCTCCACGAGCTGCGGAACGAGGGGCGCACCGTGCCCGTCATCATCCTCTCCGCCAAATCGACGGAGATGGACAAGGTCGCCGGCCTCGAGCTCGGCGCGGAGGACTACGTCGCGAAGCCGTTCAGCCTCGCGGAGCTCCTCGCGCGCGTGCGCGGCGCGCTCCGGCGCACGACGCAGGCGCAGGCCACCTCCGCCGCCGTCGCGCCCGCGCGGCCGCGCATCCTCTTCGGTGACGTCGAGGTCGACGTCGCGGCGCGGACGATCAAGCGGAAGGGCGAGCTCGTCGACGTCACCGCGACCGAGTTCGACGTCCTCGTCTGCCTCGTGAGCGAGCGCGGCCGCGCGATGTCGCGCGACGACATCTTCCGGCGGGTGTGGGGACCGAACCATCACGGCACGCCGCGCACGGTGGACAACTTCATCCAGCAGCTGCGCGCGAAGCTGGAGGTCGACCCGCAAGAGCCCGCCTTCATCCAGACCGTCCGCGGCGTCGGCTACCGCTTCGACTTCGCGCCGCCCTGA
- a CDS encoding response regulator — MSKDPYRYFRIEAREIVDALQRGVVELGAAADPEKLRTLLRASHTLKGAAGVVRHAEIARLAHEVEERLAARAPADAVLPLVDAIARELATLGAPAAPKVAAPKSAAPPPLAAESVRLDLEEVDALLASLADLSARIAAARAKTGPEREALLDGVDRLARDTIEDAQRLRLLRADTVFAEVARAAHDAAAREDRAVELETTGGDRRLDAHVLAVVRDALLQLVRNAIAHGIEPAAERTRAGKPAKGRIAIGVDLRGSRAVITCRDDGRGIDEAALRAAIVAKQLAPDEAGSHSADKGAATLTPDEAGGPTADKGAPPLTPDEAAKLDATGLFRLAMRGGVSTRAAASELAGRGVGLGVIAAALDRVRGSFTVQSRPGAGTEIALEVPVTLTAAPALMVEAADRVVTVRLDAIRRTVRFTPSDVVRTADGDVLSDGDGDRGERWRYGALARVLGVDAVSAARTALLLEVGGARAAVGVERVLGIVNEVVHPLPPAATAAPIVAGASLDGEGNPRLALDPRLLVDAIAALGAAAEQAAPEKRAPARVLVCDDSLTSRMLEQSILEAAGYVVTTAASGEEALEKARAGGFALFVVDVEMPGMSGFETVARMRADPAIANTPAVLVTSRSAPEDRRRGLEAGARAYIVKGDFAQVEFLETVRRLIG; from the coding sequence GTGAGCAAAGACCCGTACCGTTACTTCCGGATCGAGGCGCGCGAGATCGTCGACGCGCTCCAGCGCGGCGTCGTCGAGCTCGGCGCCGCCGCCGATCCGGAGAAGCTCCGCACGCTCTTGCGCGCGTCGCACACGTTGAAGGGCGCCGCCGGCGTCGTGCGCCACGCCGAGATCGCGCGCCTCGCGCACGAGGTCGAGGAGCGCCTCGCCGCGCGCGCCCCCGCCGACGCGGTGCTCCCCCTCGTCGACGCGATCGCGCGCGAGCTCGCGACGCTCGGCGCGCCGGCTGCGCCGAAGGTCGCGGCGCCGAAGTCTGCCGCCCCGCCGCCGCTCGCGGCGGAGTCGGTGCGGCTCGATCTCGAGGAGGTCGACGCGCTCCTCGCCTCGCTCGCGGACCTCTCCGCGCGGATCGCCGCCGCGCGCGCGAAGACAGGACCCGAACGCGAGGCCCTGCTCGACGGCGTCGATCGGCTCGCGCGCGACACGATCGAAGACGCGCAGCGCCTGCGCCTCCTCCGCGCCGACACGGTCTTCGCGGAGGTCGCCCGCGCCGCGCACGACGCCGCGGCGCGCGAGGACCGCGCGGTGGAGCTCGAGACCACCGGCGGCGATCGGCGCCTCGACGCGCACGTCCTCGCCGTCGTCCGCGACGCGCTCCTCCAGCTCGTCCGCAACGCGATCGCGCACGGGATCGAGCCCGCCGCGGAGCGAACGCGCGCGGGGAAACCCGCGAAGGGGCGCATCGCGATCGGCGTCGACCTGCGCGGTTCGCGCGCCGTCATCACGTGCCGCGACGACGGACGCGGCATCGACGAGGCCGCGCTCCGCGCCGCGATCGTGGCGAAGCAGCTCGCGCCGGACGAGGCCGGCAGCCACAGCGCGGACAAAGGAGCGGCGACCCTGACGCCGGACGAGGCCGGCGGTCCCACCGCGGACAAAGGGGCGCCACCTCTGACGCCGGACGAGGCCGCGAAGCTCGACGCGACTGGGCTCTTTCGGCTCGCGATGCGTGGCGGCGTCTCGACGCGCGCGGCGGCGTCGGAGCTCGCGGGGCGCGGGGTCGGCCTCGGCGTCATCGCGGCGGCGCTCGATCGTGTGCGCGGATCGTTCACCGTGCAAAGCCGCCCCGGCGCCGGGACCGAGATCGCGCTCGAGGTCCCGGTGACCCTCACCGCCGCGCCCGCGCTCATGGTCGAGGCCGCCGATCGCGTCGTCACGGTGAGGCTCGACGCGATCCGCCGCACGGTGCGCTTCACGCCCTCCGACGTCGTGCGGACCGCCGACGGCGACGTGCTCAGCGACGGCGACGGCGACCGCGGAGAGCGCTGGCGCTACGGCGCGCTCGCCCGCGTGCTCGGCGTCGACGCCGTGAGCGCCGCGCGGACCGCGCTCCTCCTCGAGGTCGGCGGCGCGCGCGCGGCGGTCGGCGTCGAGCGCGTGCTCGGGATCGTGAACGAGGTGGTGCACCCGCTCCCGCCCGCCGCGACCGCGGCGCCGATCGTCGCCGGCGCGTCGCTCGACGGCGAAGGCAACCCGCGCCTCGCGCTCGATCCGCGGCTCCTCGTCGATGCGATCGCGGCGCTCGGTGCGGCGGCGGAGCAGGCCGCGCCGGAGAAACGTGCCCCGGCGCGCGTGCTCGTCTGCGACGACTCGCTCACGTCGCGCATGCTCGAGCAGAGCATCCTCGAGGCCGCGGGCTACGTCGTGACGACGGCGGCCTCGGGCGAAGAGGCGCTCGAGAAGGCCCGCGCAGGTGGCTTCGCGCTGTTCGTCGTCGACGTCGAGATGCCGGGCATGAGCGGCTTCGAGACCGTCGCCCGCATGCGCGCGGACCCCGCGATCGCGAACACTCCCGCCGTCCTCGTCACCTCCCGCAGCGCGCCGGAAGACCGCCGGCGTGGCCTCGAGGCCGGGGCTCGGGCATACATCGTGAAAGGTGACTTCGCGCAGGTGGAGTTCCTCGAGACGGTGCGGAGGTTGATCGGATGA